In Raphanus sativus cultivar WK10039 chromosome 5, ASM80110v3, whole genome shotgun sequence, the following proteins share a genomic window:
- the LOC108857690 gene encoding uncharacterized protein LOC108857690 isoform X2 yields MCTNIFASPLFPKDYLSPTQSRRLKSHCKNLRMDWSEKSSAQRIVIPNRHNEKLVGLLHETGSREVVILCHGFQSNKDNQTMNNVAATLEKEGISAFRFDFSGNGESEGSFYYGNYNHEADDLRSVVQHFCNMDRVVPIVLGHSKGGDVVLFYASKYHDISNVINLSGRYDLKKGIAERLGEDYLERIKQQGFIDVEDGKSGYRVTEESLMERLNTDMHEACLKIDKECRVLTVHGSDDEVIPVEDAKEFAKIIPNHKLEIVEGADHCYTKHQSQLVAIVTEFVKTVIVKHS; encoded by the exons atgtgtacaAATATTTTCGCATCTCCCCTTTTCCCAAAAGATTATCTTTCTCCAACGCAATCAAGAAGACTCAAATCTCACTGCAAGAATTTGAGAATGGACTGGTCTGAGAAAAGCTCAG CTCAGAGGATCGTGATTCCGAACAGACACAACGAGAAGCTTGTGGGCCTGCTTCACGAAACTGGGTCAAGAGAAGTTGTGATCTTGTGCCATGGGTTTCAATCCAACAAG GATAACCAAACGATGAACAATGTGGCTGCTACTCTAGAGAAAGAAGGCATCAGTGCTTTCCGTTTTGATTTCTCTGGGAATGg AGAGAGTGAAGGCAGTTTCTATTATGGTAACTATAACCATGAAGCTGATGATCTACGTTCTGTTGTCCAACACTTCTGTAACATGGATCGTGTGGTTCCTATTGTTCTCGGCCACAGTAAAG GAGGTGATGTGGTCCTATTCTATGCCTCCAAGTATCACGATATCAGCAATGTAATCAATCTCTCTGGACGCTATGATCTGAAGAAAGGCATTGCAGAGCGTCTTGGGGAAGATTATTTGGAAAGAATTAAGCAACAAGGGTTCATCGATGTTGAAGATG GAAAGTCAGGGTACCGTGTTACTGAGGAGAGCTTAATGGAGAGGTTGAACACTGATATGCATGAAGCTTGCCTCAAGATTGACAAAGAATGCAG GGTTTTGACGGTTCATGGATCGGATGATGAGGTAATACCCGTGGAAGATGCCAAGGAGTTTGCCAAGATCATACCGAACCACAAGCTGGAGATTGTGGAGGGAGCTGATCATTGTTATACCAAACATCAAAGCCAGTTGGTTGCAATAGTTACCGAGTTCGTAAAGACGGTCATTGTGAAGCACAGCtag
- the LOC108857460 gene encoding uncharacterized protein LOC108857460 produces MSDHLSLCTDRLITAAESLKSEKDADSSGETCTNLASSSSSTNEAEVVAREYYAVEEEEPLLQSVECRICQEEDTTKNLEAPCSCSGSLKYAHRKCVQRWCNEKGDITCEICHQAYQPGYTAPLPPDETVIHIGDNWENGVPLDLSDPRILAMAAAERHFLEADYDDYSESNSSGAAFCRSAALILMTLLLLRDALNLTANPDDEDDPTAFFSLFLLRAAGFLLPCYIMAWAIGILRRRRQRQEAAVAAAEVSFMIHGGVPPQRRGLHFAVLPAQPPIPNQTPV; encoded by the exons ATGTCCGATCATCTGAGTTTATGTACGGATCGTCTCATAACTGCTGCTGAGAGCCTGAAGTCAGAAAAAGATGCTGATTCTTCTGGAGAGACTTGCACGAacttggcttcttcttcttcatctacGAATGAAGCTGAGGTAGTAGCGAGGGAGTACTATGCCGTTGAGGAAGAGGAACCACTTCTCCAGTCCGTTGAGTGCCGTATTTGCCAGGAGGAAGATACCACTAAGAACCTGGAGGCTCCTTGTAGTTGTAGTGGAAGTTTGaag TATGCCCATCGCAAGTGTGTTCAGCGTTGGTGTAATGAGAAAGGCGACATAACTTGCGAAATATGCCACCAG GCTTATCAACCTGGATATACAGCACCTCTGCCTCCTGATGAAACAGTAATTCACATTGG TGACAACTGGGAGAATGGAGTTCCCTTGGACTTGAGTGACCCACGCATTCTGGCAATGGCTGCAGCAGAACGCCATTTCTTGGAAGCTGACTATGACGACTACTCTGAGTCTAACTCTAGCGGAGCTGCCTTTTGCCGCTCTGCTGCTCTCATC CTAATGACACTTTTACTGCTACGTGATGCCCTAAACCTCACAGCTAACCCAGATGACGAGGACGACCCAACAGCCTTCTTCTCG CTTTTTCTTCTTCGTGCTGCCGGATTTCTCCTGCCATGTTACATCATGGCATGGGCCATCGGTATACTCCGACGCCGGAGGCAAAGACAG GAAGCAGCTGTAGCTGCGGCGGAAGTTTCTTTCATGATACACGGTGGTGTGCCTCCCCAACGCAGGGGATTGCACTTTGCTGTACTGCCAGCGCAGCCGCCCATACCCAACCAAACACCTGTCTGA
- the LOC108856277 gene encoding protein BUNDLE SHEATH DEFECTIVE 2, chloroplastic, giving the protein MANSICFFSSPPPPTFCLLQSPGQSVKPPLFFPIGDKKSEVFKTCKSKSFEIQATNGTQTPKVSSIVCQKCEGNGAVACSQCKGGGVNLTDHFNGQFKAGGLCWLCRGKKEVLCGECNGAGFIGGFLSTFDE; this is encoded by the exons ATGGCGAATTCAAtctgcttcttctcttctcctcctcctcctacctTTTGCCTCCTTCAGTCTCCCGGACAAAGTGTTAAGCCTCCTCTCTTCTTCCCCATTGGTGATAAGAAGAGTGAAGTGTTCAAGACTTGCAAATCCAAAAGCTTCGAGATTCag GCAACCAACGGTACTCAGACTCCTAAAGTCAGCAGCATAGTTTGTCAAAAGTGTGAAGGGAATG GTGCTGTGGCATGTTCACAATGCAAAGGAGGTGGTGTGAATTTGACTGATCATTTTAATGGTCAGTTTAAAGCTGGTGGCCTCTGTTGGCTTTGCAG AGGTAAAAAGGAGGTTTTGTGTGGAGAATGCAACGGAGCTGGTTTCATTGGTGGTTTCTTGAGCACCTTCGATGAGTAA
- the LOC108857690 gene encoding uncharacterized protein LOC108857690 isoform X3, translating into MCTNIFASPLFPKDYLSPTQSRRLKSHCKNLRMDWSEKSSAQRIVIPNRHNEKLVGLLHETGSREVVILCHGFQSNKDNQTMNNVAATLEKEGISAFRFDFSGNGESEGSFYYGNYNHEADDLRSVVQHFCNMDRVVPIVLGHSKGGDVVLFYASKYHDISNVINLSGRYDLKKGIAERLGEDYLERIKQQGFIDVEDGGYRVTEESLMERLNTDMHEACLKIDKECRVLTVHGSDDEVIPVEDAKEFAKIIPNHKLEIVEGADHCYTKHQSQLVAIVTEFVKTVIVKHS; encoded by the exons atgtgtacaAATATTTTCGCATCTCCCCTTTTCCCAAAAGATTATCTTTCTCCAACGCAATCAAGAAGACTCAAATCTCACTGCAAGAATTTGAGAATGGACTGGTCTGAGAAAAGCTCAG CTCAGAGGATCGTGATTCCGAACAGACACAACGAGAAGCTTGTGGGCCTGCTTCACGAAACTGGGTCAAGAGAAGTTGTGATCTTGTGCCATGGGTTTCAATCCAACAAG GATAACCAAACGATGAACAATGTGGCTGCTACTCTAGAGAAAGAAGGCATCAGTGCTTTCCGTTTTGATTTCTCTGGGAATGg AGAGAGTGAAGGCAGTTTCTATTATGGTAACTATAACCATGAAGCTGATGATCTACGTTCTGTTGTCCAACACTTCTGTAACATGGATCGTGTGGTTCCTATTGTTCTCGGCCACAGTAAAG GAGGTGATGTGGTCCTATTCTATGCCTCCAAGTATCACGATATCAGCAATGTAATCAATCTCTCTGGACGCTATGATCTGAAGAAAGGCATTGCAGAGCGTCTTGGGGAAGATTATTTGGAAAGAATTAAGCAACAAGGGTTCATCGATGTTGAAGATGGTG GGTACCGTGTTACTGAGGAGAGCTTAATGGAGAGGTTGAACACTGATATGCATGAAGCTTGCCTCAAGATTGACAAAGAATGCAG GGTTTTGACGGTTCATGGATCGGATGATGAGGTAATACCCGTGGAAGATGCCAAGGAGTTTGCCAAGATCATACCGAACCACAAGCTGGAGATTGTGGAGGGAGCTGATCATTGTTATACCAAACATCAAAGCCAGTTGGTTGCAATAGTTACCGAGTTCGTAAAGACGGTCATTGTGAAGCACAGCtag
- the LOC108861577 gene encoding pentatricopeptide repeat-containing protein At3g47530, whose amino-acid sequence MLKSMTSSSDDHLVSLIVSSTGKSHLRQIHAVLLRTSLIRNSDVFHHFLSRLAPRDLDYSRKVFSHRTNPTLSHCNTMIRAFSLSQTPREGFLLFRSLRRKRFPPANPLSSSFALKCCVKSRDLLAGLQIHGKIFRDGFLSDSLLLTTLVDLYSTCENSADACKVFDEIPKRDVVSYNVLITCFLRNKRTRDALFLFDKMMRNEVDGCVKPDGVTCLLALQACASLGALDFGKRVHEFIDGNGLGGALNLNNTLVSMYSRCGSMDEAHEVFSRMRERNVVSWTAMITGLAMNGFGKEAIEAFEEMLKCGISPEEHTLTGLLSACSHSGLVDEGMMFFDRLKSGEFEVKPNLHHYGCIVDLLGRARLLDEAYSLVQSMEMKPDSTIWRTLLGACRVQGNVELGERVISHLIELKAEEAGDYVLLLNTYSSVGKWEKVTELRSLMKEKRIHTKPGCSAIEVQGKVHEFIVDDVSHPRKEEIYEMLAEINQQLKIAGYVAEVASELHNLDSEEEKGHALTYHSEKLAIAFGILVTPPGTTIRVTKNLRTCVDCHSFAKFVSRVYDRVVIVRDRSRFHHFKGGFCSCNDFW is encoded by the coding sequence ATGCTAAAATCCATGACCAGCAGCAGCGACGACCACCTCGTCTCTCTGATCGTATCCTCCACCGGAAAATCCCACCTCCGTCAGATTCACGCCGTCTTACTCCGCACCTCCTTGATCAGAAACTCCGACGTTTTCCACCACTTCCTCTCCCGTCTCGCTCCCCGTGACCTCGACTACTCCCGAAAGGTTTTCTCCCACAGGACCAACCCAACCCTCTCTCACTGCAACACCATGATCAGAGCCTTCTCCCTCAGCCAAACCCCCCGCGAAGGCTTCCTCTTGTTCCGTTCCCTGAGACGAAAACGCTTCCCTCCCGCTAACCCTCTCTCCTCCTCTTTCGCCCTCAAGTGCTGCGTCAAATCACGCGACTTGCTCGCCGGTCTCCAGATCCACGGCAAGATTTTCCGCGATGGGTTTCTCTCCGACAGCCTCCTGCTGACGACTCTGGTGGATCTCTACTCTACATGTGAGAACAGCGCTGATGCTTGCAAAGTGTTCGACGAAATTCCCAAGAGAGATGTCGTTTCTTATAACGTGCTCATCACGTGTTTTCTGCGGAACAAACGTACGCGCGACGCTCTGTTTTTGTTCGATAAGATGATGAGGAACGAGGTCGATGGGTGTGTCAAACCAGACGGTGTGACGTGCTTGCTTGCTCTGCAAGCTTGCGCTAGCTTAGGCGCGCTGGATTTCGGTAAACGAGTTCATGAGTTTATCGATGGGAACGGGCTCGGTGGTGCTTTGAACTTGAACAACACTCTTGTCTCCATGTACTCGCGCTGCGGGTCTATGGATGAGGCTCACGAGGTCTTTAGCCGGATGCGGGAAAGAAACGTGGTTTCCTGGACGGCTATGATCACGGGTTTAGCTATGAACGGGTTTGGGAAAGAAGCTATCGAAGCTTTCGAGGAGATGTTGAAGTGTGGTATCTCTCCGGAGGAACATACGCTGACTGGTTTGCTGTCTGCGTGTAGCCATTCGGGTTTGGTCGATGAAGGGATGATGTTTTTCGATAGACTAAAGAGCGGCGAGTTTGAGGTGAAGCCGAATTTGCATCACTATGGCTGCATCGTTGACCTCTTGGGACGTGCTCGTCTACTCGATGAAGCTTATAGCCTTGTACAGTCGATGGAGATGAAGCCGGACTCCACTATATGGCGTACGCTGCTCGGTGCTTGTAGAGTCCAAGGGAATGTGGAGCTTGGGGAACGTGTGATCTCTCATCTCATCGAGCTCAAAGCCGAAGAAGCAGGAGACTACGTTCTGTTACTCAACACATACTCTTCCGTTGGGAAATGGGAGAAAGTGACTGAACTGCGTTCGTTGATGAAGGAGAAAAGAATACATACAAAACCTGGATGCAGTGCCATTGAGGTACAAGGAAAGGTTCATGAGTTTATAGTAGACGATGTTTCGCATCCGCGGAAGGAAGAGATCTATGAGATGCTAGCGGAGATCAACCAGCAGCTGAAGATTGCGGGTTACGTGGCGGAAGTAGCGTCAGAACTGCACAATCTTGATTCAGAGGAAGAGAAGGGACATGCGTTGACATACCATAGCGAGAAGCTAGCTATTGCCTTTGGTATTCTTGTGACTCCACCAGGAACAACCATTAGAGTGACCAAGAATCTTAGAACTTGTGTTGATTGTCATAGTTTCGCGAAGTTTGTTTCTCGTGTTTATGATCGTGTTGTGATCGTTAGAGATCGCTCACGTTTCCATCATTTTAAAGGTGGGTTTTGCTCCTGTAACGACTTCTGGTGA
- the LOC108856275 gene encoding transcription factor bHLH47 produces MGSKTPSTSTHEANAPPVDERSRKGKVPKRINKAVRERLKREQLNDLFIELADSLELNQQNSGKASVLCEATRFLKDVFGQIESLRKEHTSLLSESNYVTTEKNELKEETSVLETEISRLQSEIEARVNQSKPDLNTSPAPEYNHHHHHHHHYQQRAELASQFSGLPIFQGAGFQQSSAAAPPHPGPTVLVLPMQPDVQTQAPLMYNNSSNVSKPCPRYASAADSWPSRLLGERLKANE; encoded by the exons ATGGGATCAAAAACTCCTTCCACATCGACTCATGAAGCCAATGCTCCTCCTGTAGATGAAAG GTCTAGAAAAGGTAAAGTACCTAAAAGGATTAACAAGGCGGTTAGGGAGAGGCTTAAGCGCGAGCAATTGAATGACCTTTTCATCGAATTAGCTGATTCACTTG AGCTGAATCAGCAGAACAGTGGAAAAGCTTCGGTACTGTGTGAGGCTACTCGGTTCTTGAAGGACGTGTTTGGTCAGATTGAGTCTCTtagaaaagagcacacttctctccTCTCTGAATCTAACTAC GTAACCACAGAGAAGAATGAGCTCAAGGAAGAAACATCAGTGCTGGAGACCGAGATCTCTAGACTACAATCCGAGATAGAAGCACGAGTGAATCAGTCCAAACCAGACTTGAACACCTCCCCTGCGCCTGAGtacaatcatcatcatcatcatcatcatcactatcaaCAACGTGCCGAGCTTGCATCCCAGTTTTCAGGACTTCCCATTTTCCAAGGCGCCGGTTTTCAGCAATCTTCTGCTGCGGCTCCTCCTCATCCTGGTCCCACAGTTCTTGTCCTTCCGATGCAACCTGATGTCCAGACACAAGCGCCTCTGATGTATAATAATAGCTCAAATGTGAGTAAGCCGTGTCCAAGATATGCTAGCGCGGCTGACTCGTGGCCTTCTCGGCTACTTGGAGAGCGTCTGAAAGCTAatgaatga
- the LOC108857690 gene encoding uncharacterized protein LOC108857690 isoform X4, translating into MCTNIFASPLFPKDYLSPTQSRRLKSHCKNLRMDWSEKSSAQRIVIPNRHNEKLVGLLHETGSREVVILCHGFQSNKDNQTMNNVAATLEKEGISAFRFDFSGNGESEGSFYYGNYNHEADDLRSVVQHFCNMDRVVPIVLGHSKGGDVVLFYASKYHDISNVINLSGRYDLKKGIAERLGEDYLERIKQQGFIDVEDGYRVTEESLMERLNTDMHEACLKIDKECRVLTVHGSDDEVIPVEDAKEFAKIIPNHKLEIVEGADHCYTKHQSQLVAIVTEFVKTVIVKHS; encoded by the exons atgtgtacaAATATTTTCGCATCTCCCCTTTTCCCAAAAGATTATCTTTCTCCAACGCAATCAAGAAGACTCAAATCTCACTGCAAGAATTTGAGAATGGACTGGTCTGAGAAAAGCTCAG CTCAGAGGATCGTGATTCCGAACAGACACAACGAGAAGCTTGTGGGCCTGCTTCACGAAACTGGGTCAAGAGAAGTTGTGATCTTGTGCCATGGGTTTCAATCCAACAAG GATAACCAAACGATGAACAATGTGGCTGCTACTCTAGAGAAAGAAGGCATCAGTGCTTTCCGTTTTGATTTCTCTGGGAATGg AGAGAGTGAAGGCAGTTTCTATTATGGTAACTATAACCATGAAGCTGATGATCTACGTTCTGTTGTCCAACACTTCTGTAACATGGATCGTGTGGTTCCTATTGTTCTCGGCCACAGTAAAG GAGGTGATGTGGTCCTATTCTATGCCTCCAAGTATCACGATATCAGCAATGTAATCAATCTCTCTGGACGCTATGATCTGAAGAAAGGCATTGCAGAGCGTCTTGGGGAAGATTATTTGGAAAGAATTAAGCAACAAGGGTTCATCGATGTTGAAGATG GGTACCGTGTTACTGAGGAGAGCTTAATGGAGAGGTTGAACACTGATATGCATGAAGCTTGCCTCAAGATTGACAAAGAATGCAG GGTTTTGACGGTTCATGGATCGGATGATGAGGTAATACCCGTGGAAGATGCCAAGGAGTTTGCCAAGATCATACCGAACCACAAGCTGGAGATTGTGGAGGGAGCTGATCATTGTTATACCAAACATCAAAGCCAGTTGGTTGCAATAGTTACCGAGTTCGTAAAGACGGTCATTGTGAAGCACAGCtag
- the LOC108857690 gene encoding uncharacterized protein LOC108857690 isoform X1: MCTNIFASPLFPKDYLSPTQSRRLKSHCKNLRMDWSEKSSAQRIVIPNRHNEKLVGLLHETGSREVVILCHGFQSNKDNQTMNNVAATLEKEGISAFRFDFSGNGESEGSFYYGNYNHEADDLRSVVQHFCNMDRVVPIVLGHSKGGDVVLFYASKYHDISNVINLSGRYDLKKGIAERLGEDYLERIKQQGFIDVEDGGKSGYRVTEESLMERLNTDMHEACLKIDKECRVLTVHGSDDEVIPVEDAKEFAKIIPNHKLEIVEGADHCYTKHQSQLVAIVTEFVKTVIVKHS, from the exons atgtgtacaAATATTTTCGCATCTCCCCTTTTCCCAAAAGATTATCTTTCTCCAACGCAATCAAGAAGACTCAAATCTCACTGCAAGAATTTGAGAATGGACTGGTCTGAGAAAAGCTCAG CTCAGAGGATCGTGATTCCGAACAGACACAACGAGAAGCTTGTGGGCCTGCTTCACGAAACTGGGTCAAGAGAAGTTGTGATCTTGTGCCATGGGTTTCAATCCAACAAG GATAACCAAACGATGAACAATGTGGCTGCTACTCTAGAGAAAGAAGGCATCAGTGCTTTCCGTTTTGATTTCTCTGGGAATGg AGAGAGTGAAGGCAGTTTCTATTATGGTAACTATAACCATGAAGCTGATGATCTACGTTCTGTTGTCCAACACTTCTGTAACATGGATCGTGTGGTTCCTATTGTTCTCGGCCACAGTAAAG GAGGTGATGTGGTCCTATTCTATGCCTCCAAGTATCACGATATCAGCAATGTAATCAATCTCTCTGGACGCTATGATCTGAAGAAAGGCATTGCAGAGCGTCTTGGGGAAGATTATTTGGAAAGAATTAAGCAACAAGGGTTCATCGATGTTGAAGATGGTG GAAAGTCAGGGTACCGTGTTACTGAGGAGAGCTTAATGGAGAGGTTGAACACTGATATGCATGAAGCTTGCCTCAAGATTGACAAAGAATGCAG GGTTTTGACGGTTCATGGATCGGATGATGAGGTAATACCCGTGGAAGATGCCAAGGAGTTTGCCAAGATCATACCGAACCACAAGCTGGAGATTGTGGAGGGAGCTGATCATTGTTATACCAAACATCAAAGCCAGTTGGTTGCAATAGTTACCGAGTTCGTAAAGACGGTCATTGTGAAGCACAGCtag